The genome window GGGAGACTGCTGTTTGTTTTGAAATCATATCATAGACAAAAGTATATGTTTCTTGAGGAGACCATCCATTTAGATGATCTAGTATAATTCTATTCACTCTGGATGCTTCATGTTAACTATACCACCTGAGCACAAGTAATTAATTGAATATTTGATTGGGTTTAAGATTGAATGAAATAGAAAGTGTAATGCAagtaaatttaacaaaatatacaCAAGTTGTTTCACACCAAAGTTTTTTAATGGGCTTTCAATTCAAAGGGTCAATTCTAAGGAATCCATGTTTCAGTTCATATACTTCAATTTCATCTtatttggccaaaaaaaaaaaaaaaaaactttaattcaTCTTGAGAGCAGGTCAAAAAATCAGAGGGCAGAACTGATATGGTAATACGTCTTATTGAATTAAAGGGAGATATGTGTTACCTTCCTTAAAATCATTGAAGCTGTCACATGTTATAATTTCTATCTCATTCATGAGTGAAGTTTATacattatgatttatgattatTCTGTGATAGGATCTAGAATAGAGTAGTTCAAATTATAAGTACTTGCAACCAAGCATATATAAGAATATCTGATCTGAACATCTCTCACAATAAATAATGTGGGCCACCATGCTTCCCCCATCCCCACCCCCCTttacccttctctctctcttttctagAGTTCTACCGTTAGGCACCCTTCCTCTCCATTTCAACAGTTCTAGACCATGCCACAAGGTGAAAGTTTTATTGTATTCCCTTGATTACAAAAGGTCTCTTAACACTGTTATTCTTGCATTGCTGTTAGGTAGTTCTTTCCAAAGCTAAAGAATGTGCATTTTCATTGTTTGGGTACTTAGGCTTTCAGgccatgtatattttttaatacacaGTATTTGAGCTATTCAAAAAGCATTTGAGTTATTCCATAAATTACCTTTAAAGTTACACTGCTGCTTTTAGTGTATTTGTCTATTTGAATGCTATTTATACTGAAATGTTGTCTCTTGCAGAGAATACAAGTATACAACTCTGTTGGTTTTGCTAACAGAATTTTCACTTTCAGTTGGAGAAGGAGGCTCTTGTTAAAGGTGTTCCAATAGGCCAAGCTCTTGACATAGATATTCCACCTCCACGCCCTAAAAGGAAACCAAGCAATCCTTATCCTCGAAAGACAAGCATTGGCGTTCCCACATCACAGGTGGGAACGAAGGATGGAAAACTTTTCACATCAGTTTCTTCTTCGGATTGCAAACAAGCACTGGACTTGGAGAAAGAACCACTTCCTGAGGTTGATATCTCATTTTTGTTCACTAAAATTCATTTGCTGTTCTTGTTtcctcaccttttttttttccaagtaagAATGTCACTCATGCCTTCTAATTTTTTATCAGAAACCTAATGGAGATGAGAAACCAGAAAATGCAAAAGATAATCAGGACGACAATTGCTCAGAAGTCTTTACCCTTCACCAAGAAGTTCATTGTTCTTCTGTATCTTCAGCAAACAGGAGTTCTGTACCGACTCCCGTCGCACTCAGAAATTCAAGCACGTTAAGGGAGTTTGTCCCTTCAATGAAAAGGTCAATAACCCAAGATGAAACAAATGAATCTTATGTCACTATTGAACTTAAAGGAAATCAGAAGTTAGAGAAAGCTGATGCCAAACAGACAATTCAAGATTCTGGCACAAGTAATGGCTCAAAGTTGGGGAATCATAATGTTCCACATGAGAAGCCAATTCAAGGTGACAAGACACAGAATTTAAATTGTGCTTTGCCAATGGATGAGATGCAAGCCACTCAGAACTACCCAAGGCATGTACCTGTGCAAGTTGTAGATGGAAGCTTAGGAACATGTACTCAAACTCCTTCCTCAGATATGTCATTCCAGGACTCCATATTTCACCCAATGGGAGAGGTTCACGGACACCATAATCCCTTTACAAATCCAGCAGCATCTGCTACCACTGAACATCAAAATAATGTTCCCAGATCTTCTGTTAATCAATCATTTCCGGCTTTCCATCCTCCCTTTACCCCGATTCGCCATAACCATGACGACTACCAATCATTTCTCCACATGTCCTCCACATTTCCAAGCCTTATTGTCTCTACTTTGATGCAAAATCCTGCAGCCCATGCTGCAGCGAGTTTTGCAGCTACAGTTTGGCCCTATGCAAATGTGGAGGCTTCTGCAGATTCTCCTGCAAGCACGCAAGGGGTTTTTCCACCGAGGCAAATGGGCTCTACTCCAAGTATGGCAGCTATTGCTGCTGCTACTGTAGCTGCTGCAACTGCATGGTGGGCAGCCCACGGACTGGTTCCCTTATGTGCTCCTCTTCCTACTGCTTTTACCTGCAATCCTGCATCTACAGCTGCAGTTCCACCAACAGATTCTGGCCAAGCCCCTGCAGCCAAGACAGAGGGAGAAGTGAATACTCTTCAAAATCCTCCCTTGCAACAACTCGACCCAGAATATTCAGAAGCTGTTCAAGCTCAGCATTCAGCCTCAAAATTGCCAATTCCATCAGCATCAGACTCTGAGGAGAGTGGAGGTGCAAAGCTAAACTCTGGGCCAAAAGCTACTGATCATGAGAATGCTGTAGCAGCTACCGAGCTCCATgattcaaacaaaacaaaaggcaaaaaacAGGTTGACCGTTCCTCATGTGGTTCCAACACAACTTCTAGCAGTGACAGAGAGACAGATGCATTAGAGAAGCAGGAGAAAGGGAAGGAAGAGCCGAAAGAACCTGATGCAAACCATTCAGCTGCTGATACTAGTAATCGTCGTTgttgtagtagtagtagtagaagtgTCAGCTACATGAATGATTCCTGGAAGTCAGTCTCTGAAGAGGTAATAGGACAATCTTGtcaattaatgaattttttactacaTTAATACCTAAAAGAtttcaaattctcttttttGTATACCTTCTGTATTCATTGCTGCTCTGCATGATGTTTCTTTTTCAGGGCCGGCTGGCCTTTCAAGCACTGTTCTCTAGAGAGGTACTGCCTCAAAGTTTTTCACCTCCACATGATCTGAAGAACATGGGGAATCAAAAGGACAATACCACAGACGATAAGCAAAATGCAAATGAGAATGATGGAAATGCATCACTGTTAGACCTCAACAGTCAAACATCTGGGTCTTGTTCCGGCCAACAAGGAATCTTAAACTTTGAATGCAACAACAATGGGGAGGGACTGCTGTCAATAGGGCTTGGATATGGAAAGCTTAAGGCTCGTCGAACGGGATTTAAGCCATACAAAAGGTGTTCAGTAGAGGCCAAGGAAAATAGGGTGGCAAATGCTAGTAGCCAAGGTGAAGAGAAAGGTCCAAAGAGGATACGCTTGGAAGGGGAGGCTTCAATTTGAGATTTGATATTGCATTCAATCAAAGGAAACCTTTATTGTTGCATATCTTATTTTCTCCTTATCTATGTTCTAATCTCTTTCATTTCAAGTCCATCTCACGAAACTTGTCGTGCATGTGTGTGTACTATATTATGTCTACATTTGCTCATATACTATGTTTAACCCCATGCAACTGCACTAGAATACTTTCCTAAATAGACTTAGATAAGAATCGTTCAATTGTCGAATAAGCCTTGATCTGGCTACCTTCCTCTAAAGGTATGTCTTCAACAATTATTTTTTCCATTGTCTCATCAAGTGAACCAAAGGCTGTTGGTTCTGGTAAATATATTGAATGAGTGGTGCTTGTGTCTCATGGCCTCAGGAATTTCGCTGATGTGAGGAGAATCATGAGAAGCTTGGCATTAATTGGCCTAACTTCATCTTTCCTTTGTTTGATGTCTTGAGATGCACGTGCACCATTGGTGTAAGCAATACCCCAGTTATGATAAGATGAGGATGGTGATGACAAACAACAAGCTTTTTCTTGCTGCCGAGTCAAAATTAGATAAAAACTATTACTTGAATGATTGCaagtctggagagagagagagaccagcTCAACGTATTTGGGCTTAACATAAATGTACGAGAATAACTGCAAGCATCTAATATTGTTTCCACAAAGCACCTGAATGGAAGATGGATAAATTCAACAGATATAGTCCTAGAATAAAAATacagcacctttttttttttttttgctgaatataaAAACACAGCACCTGCTATTTAAAGGTTGAGAGCCATGTTTATAACAATGTCAACCGCTATCTACAACCGAACATTTGCATTCTTATGCTACGCAAGCTTGCGTAAATTTGCAATCAGACTGGGAAAATATTGTTAATATATCGTAAGTGAAATAAGATCATTGGCCTTCTCGTAGCCAAATCACCCAGCAGCCCATTTGTGACCTCTGATGTCTTTCAAGTATGCATACGCACTGGCTTAAAAAATCCAAACTGTACAAGTTTTTTTACCATTAATATTTACAAAGTTGTCTGGACaaagaataaacaatttatttacaCAAGTTCAGGAAATGAAGGCCATTTTCTCATTCTAGATGGCCAGCAATCAGTTAAATACTTCCATGTATATTAGACACCTGTCAGATATTTTCATCATCAAGTCATCACTAGAGAATAGTTAACGTATATCCGCGTCATcaccaaagtttaaaattttgttcattGCATCTGATGACGATTTCAGACACCTACTTCAGTAATCAGCAACCCATTAAAGCTGGTGTTCTAATGAGTGCTGTTCACTACAGTAGTATATACTTGACTAGAGAGTCCAGTAGGTTGCTTAGGAGGAAGGCCATGACATCAGGAAGTGAGTCTGATGGGACTTCAAGTTGTCAATGTATTGCTGGATCCGCTTCTTATCATCAGCGGTTAATGAAAAAGGTGGGCTCAATGGCAGGGATGTTGCTTCTTCCACAATAAACGAAAGCAGAAGCATTGCTTTCGAGTACGATGCTGCTGCACTAACCTTGTTCTGTAAATATTCATCTACCTGGAACCAGGGCAAAGACTAAGAAGGTTTAAGATGAGAGGATACAGACACAGAAGGAAGTATACTTACAGCTCCACTTTTCCCAACAGTAAGTGCTTTTTGGAATATGATTTCCAACGCATCTGGCATCTCAGCAGCACCTGCAATATGTATTTGATACACTTGAATAAATTGCAAAGCCAGTTTTGTAATTGTCAAACAGAAGGCATTTGTATAGAGCATTAAAAGGCAGCCTAACCGTCCATATCTCTGATATGATAGGACAACTTTTCCGCACGATCACATGCAACAACAAACCCTTGTTCTGCCCACATGGAAACAGATGAAGGCCTGCTAAAATCTATATGTTCCTCCGCACCTATTCTAGAAGTTATGGATTCATTGGTGGAACTACTTTCAGGTAATTCACCTTCTGAAGCGGAAGCCAGCCAAGAGCTGCAGATTTGAATAGCTTTCTTCCATATAGCCAAAACAATTAGCTCAACTGAAAATGATTCTAGAAAATGTCCTGCATTATACTGCACGCAGTAGCAATTACCAGTCAGTTGTAAAAGATCAGAAAGCatttaaaagctaaaaaagaaagacaaaccCTATGCAATCACACTCTCAAAGCTTAACAAAGCTGCTGGAATTTTATCAAACTTAATCTATCTATAAATTTGATTCATTTACATAAGGCCTATAAATAGGGCTATTGGCAATCCTTGTGTTAGAAAGACTAGCGCCtttaagaaacaaaagaaaagtaattaaCACTATGTTTGGATCGGAGGAGAGGAGAGCAGCATTGTCCTTAATGTTTGTTTCTCTAAAGAGGTGGGGTAAAGGATTTGAGGGGGTTTGAAGGGTTACCTTACCACTCCAAACCCCTTATTTTTAATTCCACCAAATTGGAGAATGTGAAGGCAAAGGGATTCtagtttaatgatttttttatgtacttccAATTTTGCCCGTAATAAATATTATGCATAGAGTACAATAAAAGAAGGGTATActttcccattttttttatatattatcttttcttctcctttccaCCATACAACCAAACAAGGAAGGGGTTTCTACTCCTCTCCtcccttttaatttttaaaacatccaaacaagagggAGGGATATCTACTCTACTGTCCACTCCTTTCCTCTCTTCTCCCTCCTCCTCTTATCCTCTCCTCTCCAATGTAAAGGTTGTTAGTAAATAAAATCCCATTGACAAGAAATTTAGTGTACATATTATGCATATATATAACACATAATCCTACTTAtcaaaagtatatatataacacattatcaaattttgggattgtcaaaatatgaatttaataaaagatACTATTAGTTTAACCCTTTATAGTGTTACACCACTATAAATTGTCACTGGATTGATATTTTGCCAACCCCAATGCTGAATCAGCCACACACTTGTCTTGGATATCAAATTTCACATCAATCAAATGTCATTTGCTATCAAATCTATATCTCATATATCTAGCAGATTTTCCAAATAGAAGAAAACTATACTCTATAAAT of Quercus lobata isolate SW786 chromosome 8, ValleyOak3.0 Primary Assembly, whole genome shotgun sequence contains these proteins:
- the LOC115955603 gene encoding protein LHY-like codes for the protein MDTYSSGEELVIKARKPYTITKQRERWTEDEHNRFLEALKLYGRAWQRIEEHIGTKTAVQIRSHAQKFFSKLEKEALVKGVPIGQALDIDIPPPRPKRKPSNPYPRKTSIGVPTSQVGTKDGKLFTSVSSSDCKQALDLEKEPLPEKPNGDEKPENAKDNQDDNCSEVFTLHQEVHCSSVSSANRSSVPTPVALRNSSTLREFVPSMKRSITQDETNESYVTIELKGNQKLEKADAKQTIQDSGTSNGSKLGNHNVPHEKPIQGDKTQNLNCALPMDEMQATQNYPRHVPVQVVDGSLGTCTQTPSSDMSFQDSIFHPMGEVHGHHNPFTNPAASATTEHQNNVPRSSVNQSFPAFHPPFTPIRHNHDDYQSFLHMSSTFPSLIVSTLMQNPAAHAAASFAATVWPYANVEASADSPASTQGVFPPRQMGSTPSMAAIAAATVAAATAWWAAHGLVPLCAPLPTAFTCNPASTAAVPPTDSGQAPAAKTEGEVNTLQNPPLQQLDPEYSEAVQAQHSASKLPIPSASDSEESGGAKLNSGPKATDHENAVAATELHDSNKTKGKKQVDRSSCGSNTTSSSDRETDALEKQEKGKEEPKEPDANHSAADTSNRRCCSSSSRSVSYMNDSWKSVSEEGRLAFQALFSREVLPQSFSPPHDLKNMGNQKDNTTDDKQNANENDGNASLLDLNSQTSGSCSGQQGILNFECNNNGEGLLSIGLGYGKLKARRTGFKPYKRCSVEAKENRVANASSQGEEKGPKRIRLEGEASI